A stretch of DNA from Streptomyces sp. NBC_01197:
CCAGGGTGAGGCCGACGACGGTGCCGGTGAGGTCGATGGGGTAGCCGAAGTCCAGGGTCACGGTGCCGTGGTACTCGTCGTCCTTGGGGTACGTGAAGACATGGCAGGCGCCGGTGTACGGATCGGCGATCAAATAGACGGGGACTTCGGCAGCGGCGTACGCGGCCTTCTTGGGACGTAGTCGTTGGCAGCCGTGCCCTCCGAGATCACCTCGGCGATCAGCTCGACGTCCTGGTACCGCCAGCGGCCCCGGGCGTCCTTCGCCGCGCCGGACCGCAGCTTGGCCACGTCGGGGGCGAAGCCGTTCAGATGGCCGGGGAAGTCGATCCGGACGTCGGAAGTGACCTTGACCTCCATTCCGAACGCGTCCTCCAGCGCCCGCACGATCCTGCGGATGATCTGCCAGTGCGCGTCCCGCTGCGGCGACATGTGAATGGTTCCCCCGACAATCTCGACGTGGTAGCCCTCGGGGACGGGCTCCACCTGCTCGAAGAGCAGGTCCAGGCTGTCGGCCATCTCGATCCTGTCGTCGACGACGGTCATCGTGGCGCTCCCCCCCCACTGCCGCAGGGTGCGGGCAGTCGCGCGGTACAACGATACGCACGGTGACGGGGGTACGCCGGGAACGGCCGGACGGCCAGACGCCCAGACGGCCGGGCCCGTTCCGCCGCCCCCACCCGGGACACTGGTCCGCATGAGGCTCTTCGCGGCACTGCTGCCCCCGCAGGAGGCGGTCCGTCAGCTCGGGGCGCTGGTCGACCGGGCGCGGGCGCTGCCCGGCGCCGGACGGCTGCGCTGGACCGAACCGCCCGGCTGGCACTTCACGCTCGCCTTCCTGGGTGAGGTGGACGACGATCTCGTTCCCGCCCTGGAAGCACGGCTCGCGCTGACCGCCCGGGACCACGCGCCCTTCGCGCTGCGCGTCGCCGGTGGCGGCCGGTTCGGGGACCGGGCGCTGTGGGCGGGCGCCGCCGGGGGTGTGGACGCGGTGGGGCGGCTGGCCGCCGGGGTGGAGGCGGCGGTGCGGGAGGCCGGTGTACCCATGGAGCGCGAGCATCCGTACGTACCCCATCTCACCCTCGCCCGCGGCGACGGCCTGACCGGCCTCGAACCGTACGCGGAGACCCTGGCCGGCTTCGCGAGCAGCCCGTGGACCGTGCGGGAGCTGGCGCTCGTACGAAGCGGGCGCGAGCCCCGGTACGAGGTGGTCGCCGCCTGGCCGCTGGGACCCGGCAAGTAACCTCGGAGTGTGGACCCGAAAACCAGGAACCGGATCATGGCCGGTGCGCTTGTGCTGCTGTTCGTCGTCGTCGCCGTGGCGGCCGCCGTCGGACGGTGACGGCGGCCGCCTCCGGCTGACGTGCACCACGCCCGGCCGAAGGTGGCGCCTACCAGGCGAACGCCTCCGGTGACGGGCCAGGACCCGGGAAGATCTCATCGAGCCCGGACACCACGGCATCCGGCAGCTCCAGTTCGACCGCGCGCAGCGCCGAATCCAGCTGTTCCGCCGTGCGCGGGCCGACGATCGGACCCGTCACGCCCGGCCGGGTCAGCAGCCAGGCCAGCCCCGCCTCGCCGGGCTCCAGACCGTGCTTGTCGAGCAGGTCCTCGTACGCCTGGATCTTCGCCCGTACGGCCTGGTCGGCCAGCGCGTCCGCCGAGCGGCCCGACGAGCTGCGCCCGCCGCCGCCGTCCCGCTCCTTGCGGAGCACCCCGCCCAGCAGCCCGCCGTGCAGCGGCGACCACGGGATGACACCCAGGCCGTACTCCTGCGCGGCCGGGATGACCTCCATCTCCGCGCGGCGCTCCATCAGGTTGTAGATGCACTGCTCGCTGACGAGGCCGACCGAGCCGCGGCGGGCGGCCAGTTCGTTCGCCTGCGCGATCTTGTAGCCGGGGAAGTTCGACGAGCCCGCGTAGAGGATCTTGCCCTGCTGGATCAGGACGTCGATCGCCTGCCAGATCTCCTCGAACGGGGTGTTCCGGTCGACGTGGTGGAACTGGTACAGGTCGATGTGATCCGTCTGGAGCCGCTTGAGCGAAGCCTCGACGGAACGGCGGATGTTGACCGCCGAGAGCTTGTCGTGATTGGGCCAGGCCTCGCCGTCGGCGCCCATGTTGGCGTACATCTTGGTGGCGAGCACGACCTTGTCGCGCCGCTCGCCGCCCTGGGCGAACCAGGTCCCGAGGATCTCCTCGGTGCGGCCCTTGTTCTCGCCCCAGCCGTAGACATTGGCGGTGTCGAAGAAGTTGACGCCCGCGGCGAGCGCGGAATCCATGATCGTGTGGCTGTCGGCCTCGGTGGTCTGCGGCCCGAAGTTCATCGTGCCGAGGACCAGTCGGCTGACCTTGAGTCCGGTGCGTCCAAGCTGCGTGTACTTCATGAGCCTCAGCCAACCCCTTGGAGCGCGCTCGAATCAAGGATATGCGGGCCATCCGAGGGGAAGCCGGGCGCGCTCCTGCGCGTCCGCCTTCTTGGAACACGGGCCACTCGGGATGGTCCCGCGCCCTGGCCGCGCAGCGATCCGCGGGCGCGTTGGCCGGCAGCTTGCGGCGTTACACCGTGTGCTCGTGCTCCGCTTCGTCGTCCACCGCCCGCTGGGCCGTGTGCTCGGTCGCCGGCGCGGCGGCGTCGGACATGACGCGCCGGGCGTTCTCCTCCGCGGCGACCTCGTAACGGTCGGACGGGTCGGAGACCTTCAGCCCGTTGCCGTTGTCCGTACCCGCGACCGGACCCTGCCGCTGCTGGACGACATGCGTGAGTTCGTGGGCGAGCGTATGACTGTCGCTGCCGCCCTCACCGATGACGATGTGGCTGCCGGACGTATAGGCGCGGGCCCCGATCTCCTGCGCCGACTTCTTCGCGGCCGCGTTGTCATGAATCCGTACGTCGCTGAAGTCGACGCCACCGAACCGCGCCTCCATGTCCTGCAGTTGCGCGCCGGGAAGTGGCTGGCCGGGCATGCCCAGTACGTCGTGTGCTGCCATCCGGCGCTGCACCGGAGCCTCTTCCTCCGTCAGTGCCTCACCATGACCGCAGGACGCCCCGTGAGCGTGCCGCTGCACCTCCAGCATGTGGGCGACCGCGGCATTGCCCACGGAACGCTGGAGCGCCATGACGGCCTCGGGCGACTGCCCGCCCGGCAGCTGCCCGGCGAAGGCGGCCGCCGCCCCGGGGCCCTCGCGACGCGGCAACACGGCGGGCCTGCGCTGCTCGCTCCCCTGCCGCTGCGCAGCGTTCAGATCCTGCTTCCGCTCGTGCACCCACCCACTCCTTCGGAACTTCGCACCACATGTCAACTACCTGTCTAGGCGACACCGGTGGCGCGGGACAAGAGGTGGAAGGGCATACGGCGCGTTCTTGCGGGTACGTCACGTGGCCCCGCCGGGCAATCCGCGCCCGGTCGCCTCAGTGCGCGGGCTGCGGGGGTGCGGTCCGCAGCACTTCTCTCGCGTGGTCGTTCCACTCGCGGAGGGTGTCGGACATGGGTATGGAGCCCGGCATGAGCAGGGAGTTGCGTCGGTAGAGGACCGTCTTCCCCTCCGGCTCGCGGTACCGGTTCTGCCAGCGCACCAGTTCGTCCCGGCCGTCGGCTGTCTGCGCCGGGTCGGTGTTCAGGAGCCGCTCGACCTGCCCCGCGAGTCGGAGGAACTCGTGGTAGAGGGTGCTTCGCTCTGCGGCCTTCCCCATGTCTTCCTCACAGTTGAGTCAGCGAACTCGCATTCTGTTCACAATATCCGCACATGGGTTCGGCGCTCCAGGCGGGCCGCCCATCGCCGTCGGAACGGCCCGCCTTCAACGCACCCGGCGCTCCACTCGCAGACGCCACCGGGGGCCCGAACCGGAGGCCCGAGGGTGGGCGGGCAGCGAACTCTGCCCTCATGGTTGTCCTCCCCGGCCTGGAAGTCGCGGCGTCGGAGCGGCCACACCGGGTGTCCCCACACCTCACGCCCGGGGCGTGTCGGACACGAGGAGACCATCGATGCAGGAGCACATCGCAGACCAGGCCAGGGCTGCGGGCGAAAAGCGGGTGCAGCCCGGTACGGCGCCGGTCGGCCTCGCCGGCCGCCGCGCTCACAGCGGAGCTCCCGGCGCCCGGACTCCCGCTCGGTCCGGCCGGCGTCACGGCGCTGCAACGCACCGCGGGCAACGCGGCGGTCTCCCGGCCGATGGGCAAGCACGCCCAGGGCCACGCCCACGCCCCCGGCTCCGGCCACGCCGCCCCGGCTGTCCAGCGTGCTCCTCTGGGCATCTCCCACGCAGGGCCCCCGGAGGCGCCCCGGCACCGCTGGACTCCGAGGAAACGGACCGCGTACGGGACTACGTCTTCACCTCGCTCGGCAAAGGCAACCATGCAGCCGTGGACGTGCTCCTGGACCGCTTGAAGGCCCTGACCCCGCAACCGGCCTACCTGGACGACCTCCAGAAGCAGGTCGAGGCGCTCCGTCCCGGCGACGGCCCCGAGTTCCCGTCCCAGGTCCATTTCATCTGGATCGGCGGAGCCATCCCCCCCGGCCGCGCTCAACATCCTCGCGTGGGCCGCCCGGGCCACCAACACGGGCCGGACCATCAACCTGCGGACGGACCACAACTCGAACCTGGGCACCATGAACCAGGCGAGGATCCGGACCACGAGGGGCCCGCAGCGGAGGTTCATCGAGGACGCCGTCGACCCCCGCCTCGCCGACGCCTACAACAAGGCGACCACCGGTAAGCAGAAGGCGTATCCGTTCGCTTCCGACATCGCCAGGTACAGCATCCTCAAGAAGCACGGCGGGGTGTACGCCGATGTGGTCCTGGGCTCCGGGACGGCCAACCTCAAGGGGAACACGCCCAAGCTCGCGGAGAAGGACGTCCCCGTGCTCGGCCCGCTCATCCGCGACAAGCAGAGCCTGAACGCGACGCTGGACCAGGCGGGTGCCGAGCGGGCGACCGGTAAGCCGACCGCTGCTCAGGTCCGCGCCTCGGTGACTCATCTGCTGGAAACCGGAGGCTACGGAAACCACTTCATCGGCGCACAGAAGAATTCCGCCGTCATGGAGAAGATGATTGCGAAGATCGCCGCGAAGATCGAGGGGATGGGCGCCGACGAACTGCACATGGCCGGCCCGGTGGCGTCCGGGCCGTTCCCGCTCCTCCAGGTAGTGGAAGAGCACTTGCGGGACGAGTTCGGCATCGAGGGCGGTCTCAACAGGGGCGAGTACGGCAAGTTCCAGGGCCAGGGAGCCCACTTCCACGACAACATGGAGTGGCTGACCGCGGAGAGCGAGAACCAGAACTACTGACGGGCCGGCCGGCAGCCCGGCCGGCGTCGTCGGAATCACCTCCCCTCCCGACGTCCCCTCAGGTGCCGGGGTCGTGAGGTCGGGGTGTTCGGTCGCGCGCGTGGCGACGGACAGCCCTCTGCCATCGTGGCGCCATGGGTGAACTGGTCGAGCGGGTCGGCGAACAGGACCGGGTACTGGCCGTCGTCGACCGGGCGGAGGCGATTCGGGAGGGGTGGCTGCACCGCGTCGCGACGATCGTGCGCCGGGACAGCGACGGCCGGATCCTCGTACACCGCCGTCCCGGCCACGCCTCGCGCTTCCCCGGGCAGCTCAACTGGATGCTCGGTGGTGCCGTCGGTGTGGGTGAGTCCTACGAAGCAGCCGCAGCCCGCGAGTTGGCGGAGGAGCTGGGGGTCCGGGCCGCCCCGCGCCTCATGCTCAAGTTCCTGTGCTCCGGCGTGATCAGCCCGTACTGGCTCGGTCTGCACGAGGCTGTCGTCACGACCCCGGCCCGGCCCGACGCGCGTGAAGTCGCCGGGCACCACTGGGTGACCGAGCCCGAACTAGCGAACCTGGTACGCCGCGAGGACTTCGTCCCGGATGCCCGCGAGGCGTACGACCGCCACCGTGCCGCGGGCGCCACTCCGCCGCTTCACGACGGTGTTTGGGGGTGGAGTGTCTGAGTGCCGCTGTTGTCGTCGAAGTCGCTCATGTACCACTTCTCGTTGATCTTGACGGCCTTCATCTTGGGCTTGAAGGACTTCGGGTCAACGCCGTGCGAGCGGGACAGCATGATCGCCCGCAGGGGCTTTCCATCAACGATGATCTTGGAAGCCGGGACGACCGCCTTGTCGCCCTTGGGGGTGGGTCCGTTGACCTTCACTGTCGGCTTGCCGGTGGCGTTCTGCGGCGTGAACGCCTTGCTCATGGAAGGCAGGCCGACGGCCATCTGCTGCGTCGTCGACGCGTTGCATGTCTGGGGGGTCGTGGCCTTCGCCGGAGACGAGCCGTTGCCCGGCTCGGCGGAGAGCAGACATACCCGCTCCGCGTCTTTCTCGATGACCGCGGTGACCCAGGCGCCGACTACGGAGGACGGAGTGGAATGGTCGTCCGCCTGGGTGCTGGAGCCGCCGTCCGACGATGTACCGGAGTTACCCGACGCGCTGGTTGAGGGGGAGGGGCTGTTGTTGTCGTGCGAGGCGGAAGAGGAGTGCGAGCCGCCCTGGCACGCAGCCAGGAACGGCGCCGCCGCCAGCAGGGTGGCCGCCGCGGCCCAGCCCATGACCTTCTTGCCGGACTCTGGTTGTGCCATGACTTTCTACTTCCTTTTCCTTACGCGTGCAATGTCCTATTCGGCCCATTGCTCCTTCGGGGGCTATCACGCGGCCGGGAGCAGAACGATTGCGCAAAACGCTAGTCGTCCGGAGTGCTCTAAAACGAGTTCGAGGTGTTCGAGGTGATCTCCTCACCTTCCCCGGCATCGCCACTCATCGGTTACCGAAGCCTCACTTCCCCGGGCGGGCGCGCGCTGCCGGGGAAGCCGGAAAGGCCGTCCCGCTGGGAGGGGATCAGTTGGCGTAGTACGGGGTCAGCTCGTACGTCTTGCCGCCCTGGTTCAACATGCAGGCGAAGCCGACGATCCTTCCCTGCTTCTGCAAAGCGTTGCCCCAGTTCGTGCAGTCCTGGAGGTTCCCGTTCCCCTTGATGTCCGCGCCCTGCCGCGGCGTCGCCTGAGCCACGCCGGCGGCGACGCCGGAGAACGCCAGGATGCTGGCGCCGACAACTGCGGCCGTCTTCAAGGTCTTGTGCATTGTTCGCTCCCTTTCGCCTGAGAGCACGTACGCCGCAAGGCGCACGGCCGCTGGGTGGGGTCGGATGCGGGCGACCCCACGATTCGCCGTACGGTCCCGAGCCGCGATGTCATGGGCCGGGGAGGTACGACGCAGGTGTACGCCTCGCACCCGGTGCAGCCGCGTTGTCGCGACCGCACAGAGCCGGTGCGCTCCGGGGGTTTCCCCGGGGCATTTGCATTTGATCACACCAGCAACTGCTGCCCCAAGGGCCGCAAAGTCCTGTGACACACCCCTGACAATCTCCGGAAGGGCGTGTCGTCGCCCGGACCGGACGCTGTCCATGCTGTCGGCCCCGCCCCACCTCCGAGCGGGCGGCCTCCGAGGGCGCAGTCTCCGGCCGCCGGTGAGCCGGAGCACCGGGAAGCAGCTCGCGGAAGCTGCGGCCGAGTGGCTGCGGCGGGGTGTGTCGGAGGGGGAGTTGCGCACCGCGCTGACAGCGGGGCTGCGTTCGGCCGGCATCCGCTCGGCGGTCGGCTTCCTGCGGCACCGGCTGGCGGCGGAACTTCCCGCTGAGGCCGATCCCGTAACCGCGCCGGGGGAGAGGGCCGGGGCGGCCGGGCCGGTCGTGTGCCGGGGCCCGGTGACCAGCTTGTCTGCTGGCCGGTGGCGAGTGAACCGCACTGCCGCCGTTGCCGGGCCGGGGGTGCGAGCCGGGCGGCGGAACAGGCGGTACCGGTCACGCCCTGGCGTACGCGGGCGGCGGCGGTGAACGGCTGAGCCCCGTTACCGTGTGGCCATGCCTCCAGCCTCCGTCCTCCTCGTCATCGACATGCAGAACGCCACTGTGGCGATCGCGCACCGGGCAGCCGAGACCGTCAAGGTGATCGCCGGGCTTCGTGAACGGGCCCTGGCGGCGGGTGTCCCGGTCGTGATGATCCAGGACCAGGGCGGGGGGATGGATCCCGGCACCGATGGATGGCAGATCGCGCCCGAACTCGCCCCGGACAGCGACGGGTTGGTGGTCCACAAGGCCAGCCCGGACAGCTTCCTCGGCACGGGGCTCGACGCGGCCCTCAAAGCGGTGGGTGCTACCGAGGTGGTGGTCACCGGGTTCGCGACCGAGATGTGTGTGGACACCACGGCGCGGCAGGCACTGAGCCACGGGTATGACGTGGTGCTGGTCGCTGACGGCCACACCACCTCCGTACGGCCCGATTCCGGGGCGTACGCCTCGCCGGACCGGTCGATCGCGCACCACAACGAGATCTTCCGGAACATCCGGTTCCCGGGTCGGCGCGTACGGGTGCTGCCTGCGGCCGAAGTGGAGTTCAGCTCGGCTCCGTAACCCGCATCCCGTAACCCGGTCGCTGGAGCGATGGGGGTGGCGGACCGCCGTGCGGGAAAACCGGCTGCGGCCGCCCGCCAAGTCGCCTACCGTCAGGGAGATTTCCGCCGAGACGTTGGGGATGATGGTGCGATACCGCACAGTGGGACGCAGTGGACTGTCCGTGTCCGAGATCGGTTACGGCGCCTGGGGCATCGGTGAGAGCAGTTGGGTGGGGGCCACGGAGGACGAGTCCGTCCGGGCTCTGCACCGGGCCATCGACCTCGGTGTGAACTTCATCGACACCGCCCGCCTTTACGGCGAGAGTGAGCGGATCGTCGGCCGTGTCGTCCGGGAGCGGGCCGGTGACGAGGTGCGCGTCGCGACCAAGGTGCCGCCCATGAACCGGGTCTGGCCGGCGCCCTTCGGTCTTGACCCGGCGGAGGTGTTTCCGGGTGCGCACATCCGTAAGACCCTGGAGACCAGTCTGCGGGCCGGCGGGCTGGACCACTTCGATGTGCTGCAGTTCCACGTGTGGAGCGACGACTGGGTCGGCCGGGGCGACTGGCTGGAGACGATCACCGCGCTGAAACAGGAGGGGAAGATCGGCCTGTTCGGCGTCTCCGTCAACGACCACGAGCCGGACAACGCGCTCGCGCTCGTACGCAGCGGGGCCGTGGACAGCGTGCAGGTCATCTACAACATCTTCGACCAGTCGCCCGCCGACGCGCTGCTGCCCGCCTGTGAGGAGCACGGCGTCGGGGTCATCGTGCGGGTGGCGCTGGACGAGGGCGGCCTCACCGGCCGTATCACCGCGGACAGCACGTTCCCGGAGGGCGACTGGCGGCACCGGTACTTCCGCGACGACCGCCCGGCGCAGGTCGAACGGCGGGTGGCGGCGATCGTCGCCGACCTCGGTATCGCGCCGGACGAGATCGCGGAGACCGCGCTGCGTTTCGTACTGAGTTCGCCGGCGGTCTCCACTGTCATCCCCGGGATGCGGACCGTACGCAATGTGGAGCGCAACACGGCGCTGAGCGACGGCCGGGTGCTCACCGCGGAGCAGCTCGCCGTACTGGCGAAGCACCGGTGGCAGCGGAACTTCTACGACTGATGTGTGACTGGTGTGTGGCGCGCCTGACGCCCGCCGGGAATTGCGGGACAGCCCTTAGTACGCGAGCTCTCCGATGCCGCCATCGACGCGCAGCACGGTGCCGGCGGTGTAGGCGGACTCGTCCGAGGCGAGGTAGACAGCTGCCTTCGCTATCTCGGTGGCGGTCCCTATGCGGTGGAGGGGCACGGTCCGCCGAAGTTCCTCGTAGACGGCGGCTTGACGCTCGGGACCAAGCTGCTGGAGCGCGTTGGTGGCAGTCGGCCCCGGACTCAGTCCGTTGACACGGATACCCCGGTCCTTCAACTCGTAGGTCAGCCCGCGGGTATAGGACAGCAGGCCGGCTTTGGCGGCACCGTAGACCGTCGCATGCTCGTGCCCGACGAAAGCGGAAACCGAACCGACGAGAATGATCGATGTTTTTCGCGAGAAGAGCGGTAACAGGGCTTTGATCAGGAAGAACGGCGATTTGAGATTGGTTGCGAGGAGCCTGTCGAAGTCTTCCTCGGTCCATTCCTCGATCGGAAGGTGGGTGACGTCGGCGGCATTGCTCATCAGGATGTCGAGCTTCGGCCACTCCGCCTGCAGCCGGGCGGCGAGAGCTTCCTGAGCTGGTGTGTCGCCGGCATCGCTGACGATGGGCAGCAGCGGGCCCTCCAGTTGTCGGGCGACCTCATCCAGTCTTTCCTGTGATCGGCCGGTGATGGCGACAGACGCTCCCTCGGCGAGGAACTCACGGGCCGCCTCAAGGCCGATGCCGCTCGTCCCGCCTGTGATCAGTGCGTGCTTTCCCGCAAGACGACCCATGAACTTGTTCCCCTCACTGGGCGCCAGAAGGCGCGTGGTTTGCCCACACCGCAAGGCCATGACTTCCGTGCGGGCGTTCCAGAAATAACGGGATCGAAGCTAAGACTTCTTGAACGCCCTGTCAAGAAGTCGTAGAGTCGGACAGGTGGCACGGACCGGACGACCTCGCGAGTTCAACAAGGACCAGGCGCTGAGGCGCGCACTTGAGCTGTTCTGGTCCCGGGGCTACGGGGCGACATCGATCCAAGACCTGGTCGACACGCTGGCCGTCG
This window harbors:
- the thpR gene encoding RNA 2',3'-cyclic phosphodiesterase, encoding MRLFAALLPPQEAVRQLGALVDRARALPGAGRLRWTEPPGWHFTLAFLGEVDDDLVPALEARLALTARDHAPFALRVAGGGRFGDRALWAGAAGGVDAVGRLAAGVEAAVREAGVPMEREHPYVPHLTLARGDGLTGLEPYAETLAGFASSPWTVRELALVRSGREPRYEVVAAWPLGPGK
- a CDS encoding aldo/keto reductase → MKYTQLGRTGLKVSRLVLGTMNFGPQTTEADSHTIMDSALAAGVNFFDTANVYGWGENKGRTEEILGTWFAQGGERRDKVVLATKMYANMGADGEAWPNHDKLSAVNIRRSVEASLKRLQTDHIDLYQFHHVDRNTPFEEIWQAIDVLIQQGKILYAGSSNFPGYKIAQANELAARRGSVGLVSEQCIYNLMERRAEMEVIPAAQEYGLGVIPWSPLHGGLLGGVLRKERDGGGGRSSSGRSADALADQAVRAKIQAYEDLLDKHGLEPGEAGLAWLLTRPGVTGPIVGPRTAEQLDSALRAVELELPDAVVSGLDEIFPGPGPSPEAFAW
- a CDS encoding eCIS core domain-containing protein, which codes for MHERKQDLNAAQRQGSEQRRPAVLPRREGPGAAAAFAGQLPGGQSPEAVMALQRSVGNAAVAHMLEVQRHAHGASCGHGEALTEEEAPVQRRMAAHDVLGMPGQPLPGAQLQDMEARFGGVDFSDVRIHDNAAAKKSAQEIGARAYTSGSHIVIGEGGSDSHTLAHELTHVVQQRQGPVAGTDNGNGLKVSDPSDRYEVAAEENARRVMSDAAAPATEHTAQRAVDDEAEHEHTV
- a CDS encoding glycosyltransferase, encoding MNQARIRTTRGPQRRFIEDAVDPRLADAYNKATTGKQKAYPFASDIARYSILKKHGGVYADVVLGSGTANLKGNTPKLAEKDVPVLGPLIRDKQSLNATLDQAGAERATGKPTAAQVRASVTHLLETGGYGNHFIGAQKNSAVMEKMIAKIAAKIEGMGADELHMAGPVASGPFPLLQVVEEHLRDEFGIEGGLNRGEYGKFQGQGAHFHDNMEWLTAESENQNY
- a CDS encoding NUDIX domain-containing protein produces the protein MGELVERVGEQDRVLAVVDRAEAIREGWLHRVATIVRRDSDGRILVHRRPGHASRFPGQLNWMLGGAVGVGESYEAAAARELAEELGVRAAPRLMLKFLCSGVISPYWLGLHEAVVTTPARPDAREVAGHHWVTEPELANLVRREDFVPDAREAYDRHRAAGATPPLHDGVWGWSV
- a CDS encoding isochorismatase family protein encodes the protein MPPASVLLVIDMQNATVAIAHRAAETVKVIAGLRERALAAGVPVVMIQDQGGGMDPGTDGWQIAPELAPDSDGLVVHKASPDSFLGTGLDAALKAVGATEVVVTGFATEMCVDTTARQALSHGYDVVLVADGHTTSVRPDSGAYASPDRSIAHHNEIFRNIRFPGRRVRVLPAAEVEFSSAP
- a CDS encoding aldo/keto reductase — its product is MRYRTVGRSGLSVSEIGYGAWGIGESSWVGATEDESVRALHRAIDLGVNFIDTARLYGESERIVGRVVRERAGDEVRVATKVPPMNRVWPAPFGLDPAEVFPGAHIRKTLETSLRAGGLDHFDVLQFHVWSDDWVGRGDWLETITALKQEGKIGLFGVSVNDHEPDNALALVRSGAVDSVQVIYNIFDQSPADALLPACEEHGVGVIVRVALDEGGLTGRITADSTFPEGDWRHRYFRDDRPAQVERRVAAIVADLGIAPDEIAETALRFVLSSPAVSTVIPGMRTVRNVERNTALSDGRVLTAEQLAVLAKHRWQRNFYD
- a CDS encoding SDR family oxidoreductase encodes the protein MGRLAGKHALITGGTSGIGLEAAREFLAEGASVAITGRSQERLDEVARQLEGPLLPIVSDAGDTPAQEALAARLQAEWPKLDILMSNAADVTHLPIEEWTEEDFDRLLATNLKSPFFLIKALLPLFSRKTSIILVGSVSAFVGHEHATVYGAAKAGLLSYTRGLTYELKDRGIRVNGLSPGPTATNALQQLGPERQAAVYEELRRTVPLHRIGTATEIAKAAVYLASDESAYTAGTVLRVDGGIGELAY